A region from the Pseudomonadota bacterium genome encodes:
- a CDS encoding adenosine deaminase — MSLPADTILAELHCHVGSAVDPAVMWSICHSQGIKLPSKSYWDFVDLITTSGQRVKTFEEYLQLFHITELIQSSPAAMEASVYAIIGGAYRKNNIGVLELRFNPMKRNRGGERDLDHIIAAAARGMERACMEYPVQAGLVLCLDKAFGMELNRVIVEKAYKHNRVQSGVVGIDMAGPEAADYNYREYADLMKQARDWGLGITIHAGESGTPQAMHECIEFLAPHRIGHGVKAALMPELMDVVAEKQILLEVCPTSNYATGVLRDHEHLSEVLRKFDRHGVRYSFNTDGPEMLGVSLREEIDSHIAAGAVTVEQAIQCNAWACEASFVSGGH; from the coding sequence ATGAGCCTGCCTGCCGATACCATCCTTGCCGAGCTGCACTGCCACGTGGGAAGCGCTGTCGACCCGGCGGTCATGTGGTCGATCTGTCACAGCCAGGGCATCAAGCTCCCGAGCAAGAGCTACTGGGATTTCGTCGATCTCATCACCACCTCGGGTCAGCGGGTGAAGACCTTCGAAGAGTACCTGCAGCTGTTCCACATCACCGAGCTCATCCAGTCGAGCCCCGCTGCCATGGAGGCCTCGGTGTACGCCATCATCGGCGGCGCCTACCGCAAGAACAACATCGGCGTGCTCGAGCTGCGCTTCAACCCGATGAAGCGCAATCGCGGCGGCGAGCGCGACCTCGACCACATCATCGCCGCCGCGGCCCGCGGCATGGAGCGCGCCTGCATGGAGTACCCGGTGCAGGCGGGGCTGGTGCTCTGTCTCGACAAGGCCTTCGGCATGGAGCTCAACCGGGTCATCGTCGAGAAGGCCTACAAGCACAATCGCGTGCAGTCGGGGGTGGTGGGCATCGACATGGCCGGCCCCGAGGCGGCCGACTACAACTACCGCGAGTACGCCGATCTCATGAAGCAGGCGCGCGACTGGGGGCTGGGCATCACCATCCACGCGGGCGAGAGCGGCACCCCGCAGGCCATGCACGAGTGCATCGAGTTCCTCGCGCCCCATCGCATCGGCCACGGGGTCAAGGCGGCGCTCATGCCTGAGCTCATGGACGTGGTGGCAGAGAAGCAGATTCTGCTCGAGGTCTGTCCCACGTCGAACTACGCCACCGGCGTGCTGCGCGATCACGAGCATCTGTCAGAGGTGCTGCGCAAGTTCGACCGTCACGGGGTGCGCTACTCGTTCAACACCGATGGCCCCGAGATGCTCGGCGTGTCGCTGCGCGAGGAGATCGACAGCCACATCGCCGCCGGCGCGGTCACGGTGGAGCAGGCCATCCAGTGCAACGCCTGGGCCTGCGAGGCCTCGTTCGTGAGCGGGGGGCAT